A genomic segment from Anopheles maculipalpis chromosome X, idAnoMacuDA_375_x, whole genome shotgun sequence encodes:
- the LOC126555967 gene encoding proton channel OtopLc-like, with product MNTTSDVPGDTEPVTTRRVNDSTEPSQSTGYITLTVPSIVEDLQDADGRPSTPTTYQKRPASVYSTGRAPPIIRAVSYQPSIAATSTHNSGDHHVPPPSTAEEKSKFTRRYLAGVTGISYALFLIVFGLIAFITDAVENNARYPLAEVFALYMVSTGIVYFVFLYIDIRLYVRRAQKALEELQRRRQLYADQLEQSETVALGNGGGPLELSVPVPRPVPANWELPPLKPIRHDYCFVTGRHGEIIYLKLGATWFCFGLLIHSVLLLSYQGILMNSRDGKWAQCASNTTIAMEVLFLFYCLFLIFFFWKYANIVINRYRGLARFGIMHAIGTALAFWVLTIVRETVVAIRIKQSYYDDDAPSVEALVSADDDASRDTSMIAPHDCPGPEELNQVLASFSPYLYPFVIEFNILIVGLLYMIYANISKCPKKITVKGHKGHHHHSGDGQASKAGGSVMDFDGKSECSDHCDDTLDHEAQVKSRLVVYGDCQHASRGLFAGLILVVATIVVIILFHIASRDDDYRDTGILLDGIFEVTVLGIMIFATIAAYYQTSRLDINPHPISRLDDVLLFIAIPAFFSETLFSMIPAFENSSILNGFIVFTQIVQVLIQTPWICDALRRCSNTEELQQKKPGKELVTFMTIANVSLWVYYTFSVKTGDFGDERYEYYGDVLWSILNHLSLPLIMFYRFHSSVCLVDIWRHSYEPGEMAH from the exons AGTACCGGATACATCACACTCACCGTGCCATCGATCGTGGAAGATCTGCAGGATGCGGACGGACGACCGTCAACGCCTACCACCTATCAAAAGCGCCCTGCCTCGGTATACTCTACCGGGCGCGCACCACCAATCATCCGTGCCGTCTCGTATCAACCATCCATCGCTGCCACCTCCACGCACAACTCCGGCGATCATCACGTACCGCCACCGTCCACGGCGGAAGAAAAGTCCAAGTTTACCCGCCGATATCTGGCCGGCGTGACGGGCATCAGCTACGCCCTGTTTCTGATCGTGTTCGGGCTGATCGCGTTCATCACCGACGCGGTGGAGAACAATGCACGCTATCCGCTGGCGGAAGTGTTCGCCCTCTACATGGTATCGACCGGTATCGTGTACTTCGTCTTCCTCTACATCGACATCCGGCTGTACGTGCGGCGAGCGCAGAAAGCGCTGGAAGAGCTGCAGCGCCGTCGGCAGCTGTACGCGGACCAGCTGGAGCAGTCCGAGACGGTGGCGCTCGGCAATGGCGGAGGCCCACTGGAGTTGTCGGTGCCCGTACCCCGACCCGTGCCGGCGAACTGGGAGCTGCCACCGTTGAAACCGATCCGTCACGATTACTGCTTCGTTACGGGACGCCACGGTGAGATCATCTACCTGAAGCTCGGTGCGACCTGGTTCTGTTTCGGGCTGCTGATCCACtcggtgctgctgctctcCTATCAGGGCATCCTGATGAACAGCCGGGACGGCAAGTGGGCCCAGTGTGCGTCCAACACCACCATCGCGATGGAGGTGCTGTTTCTGTTCTACTGTCTGTTTctgatctttttcttctggaaGTACGCCAACATCGTCATCAACCGGTACCGTGGGTTGGCCCGGTTTGGCATCATGCACGCGATCGGTACGGCACTCGCGTTCTGGGTGCTGACGATCGTGCGCGAAACGGTCGTAGCGATACGGATCAAGCAGTCGTACTACGACGATGATGCACCATCGGTGGAGGCGCTAGTATCGGCGGATGATGATGCGAGCCGCGATACGTCCATGATCGCACCACACGACTGCCCCGGACCGGAAGAGTTAAACCAGGTGCTGGCATCGTTCTCGCCCTATCTGTATCCGTTCGTGATAGAGTTTAACATTCTGATTGTGGGGCTGCTGTACATGATTTACGCTAACATTAGCAAGTGTCCGAAGAAGATAACGGTCAAGGGACACAAGGGCCATCATCACCATTCCGGCGATGGGCAGGCATCGAAGGCTGGCGGCAGTGTGATGGACTTTGATGGGAAGAGCGAGTGTAGCGACCACTGTGACGATACGCTGGACCATGAGGCGCAGGTCAAGTCACGGCTGGTAGTGTACGGTGACTGTCAGCATGCGAGCCGTGGCCTGTTTGCTGGGTTAATACTGGTCGTCGCTACCATCGTGGTTATCATACTCTTCCACATTGCGTCGCGAGATGA TGACTACCGCGACACCGGTATCCTGCTGGACGGTATCTTCGAGGTGACGGTACTCGGCATCATGATCTTTGCCACCATCGCCGCCTACTACCAAACGTCCCGTCTCGACATTAACCCGCACCCAATTTCGCGCCTAGACGACGTGCTTCTCTTCATCGCCATTCCCGCCTTCTTCTCGGAAACGCTCTTCAGCATGATACCGGCGTTCGAGAACAGTTCCATCCTGAACGGGTTCATCGTGTTCACACAGATCGTGCAGGTGCTGATACAGACGCCCTGGATCTGTGACGCCCTTCGGCGCTGCTCCAACACAGAGGAGCTTCAGCAGAAAAAGCCTGGCAAAGAGCTGGTCACGTTCATGACCATCGCGAACGTGTCGCTGTGGGTGTACTACACATTCTCGGTCAAGACGGGTGACTTTGGCGATGAGCGGTACGAGTACTACGGTGATGTGCTGTGGTCGATACTGAACCATCTGTCGCTGCCGCTCATCATGTTCTACCGGTTTCATTCGTCCGTCTGTCTGGTGGACATATGGCGCCATTCGTACGAGCCGGGCGAGATGGCACACTAG